Genomic segment of Schistocerca nitens isolate TAMUIC-IGC-003100 chromosome 9, iqSchNite1.1, whole genome shotgun sequence:
ctactacaccagtggtagatgctaaaacaatttcatttgtgtttgaacgacattgtgtactgtcttgtaaaagttcatctgatatattgttattgaggttgtatcttataaataaaacaggtaatttttgtttagaattattcggcatatcattattctgatgttcaactgtggtgtcaaataactgattaacattgaagtcgccccccaagaattcctcagccacgacctggggcatagaagtgactgtttctagtttgttggattagcatttgtactaggtactgacacagattgaggttgtgtgtcaggtgtcatttctattatattcacattcggatattgcctattgtgatctccaaacttttgcggttgttgttgctgttgcgcattataacttacctgtcggtcacaaggtatgctccaattttgtcctggtggctgctgtggtaaagcagtgtttgaatgaaagtactgatcgttacgagtccagccttgacgctgtcttggctcgtagttattattatttctgtttctgtttgtgtttttgttgttgcctatgtatccgttgttaccgttgtagttattaccgcggtgccttttgtatggattgccgcatgaagtgttattactgttgtaactattgtttgtattggaatacgcgtgttgattttgatttccgtattgagacggcatgtgagtttgctgtttttgtgggcgcgccagaattgtgttggcaagcctgcatgttttgcattccactagtgtaaacattgtggctgctgttttgccgcgcgaagcgctgatcttcaagtaacatgtcaaccgaatctaaagctgttaaaaaataatctgaatcgtcatccgggatatgtaggagtttttctttaatgttgaaaggcaatttggccttcaacgcacggagtatatcgcgtgttgcgactggttcgtctaaaaagtgtcccatgttcaagtatttttcaaaatatctgcgtaagttgccatttttactgttaaaagtttcaggttcttgaatttgtcttctgagtcgctcctggacggattgcgaccagaatttgttcagaaaagcacgctcaaactcactgtacgtggtacatacgtcagcttgactgtatgcccagacagctgcatcgccttggatgtaaccgacaatatatgaaatctttttccggtcactccaagtgcgtggaaatgcgttactaaaagatttaagaaaaatcaccggatgaatggttcgtttttctgggataaaaatctgaaattgcctgtgtttcattaagctttcttcttccttcgcattgtgatatggatttgttccactgtaattactgcaatgttcagctggcgagtaattacgataatgttgctgtggtttaccatgataatagcttgtgtttgtggttgcacctcgtggtatgtgttgtagtcgtggtgtgttttgttcttgtgtgtttgtcgtgtgcggtatgtgtgtgtcatactcgaatgtatattggttcctgaactgtacattttgactgatattttcgttacattcagactgtggtcgatcggtgaattgtgtcattggtccagtgacggattgtactgcgtcactgatcagctgtttgttattagtgatgtattgcgctacggagtcgtgcacaactgttggtaaattttcacgtaggcatctatcaaaatgtttgtctttgttcactacccaatcatgaaattctttattaaagttttgaaaatgagctgtagcatcagattgtaagatgtcagtcaggtgttgttcaacattgtcaaatttattctgtacgtcagtaattcgtttttcaaggttgtcgtgtactgaaggatatgtttgaatttgttcagtaagaacttcacacgtgacattaagattttttacttgtgtctgtaaaagtgctacgtcagttgtagtcttttcttgtgtcgtattaagctgggaaaatttagtactgagttcagtcatctgtttggtcagtgtggcgtctataagttccacacgtttacataaagtgtcattactcgtcttgagtgctatgaggtcagatttaatttcgtcattttgtgtctgtaaggttgccatgttttcggcgttctgtttcattatcatttgtaacatgtcggcaatgtttaccgtttgcaacgtctgtgcccccgccgcgtcattagacgtgacgtcatgcattaacatgggctctgactgagactttgaaatttttgtggtggacggtctattgtcaaaatttccgtcaacacttgcgtcaatgtttgataaatcgtcactaccggttgctgtcgtaaagtcattttctaacatttgtctctcgtccgagtcggattgtgtctgaatagtacgtctttgctgttccatttttgcgtattgatttctagtcattaccatgccacacgtgatttatgtttcaagaaaatatttgacactgattttaaaatgaaatgcagttgagcatgaatcgctcgtagcaacaatggctgtcccgttaatttaaaaatataaactgaatttgagattattggtaatggctgctggccatgttacatcatatcgtacagaagtcggccatattgtacactcgtgtattggtattgttggatacgttattgtttagggaaaagtactaggaatgaaatttgttactgaaaactgttgtgCGCGAaagaacactacagaatttactgaaaagctaatacactgaattatacgtctggtcaagcctgctaatgcaaagatgctgcgtcttaccttattttgctggaagcttcattgcgtcttccggcaaaactttagaattggaaaatatcttcagattttcattatctctcatacattcacgtccaggtccagaaagttgatttttgacatgaaacaaaaagaacaatgtaataaatgacaaaataacaagtcctgtcacggtcgccaatataaaacaaataaaaataaaattggaattaaatattaatgattaattattctgtatgtatgatgattggttgtaattggtatttgcttatctggaacgtggacgtttaattattcggtatcagacgcttgacaatggctatttggaaaaggcaatgtaactcgtagttgaccgtgaaagaaaactgaaataatcggacttcgtaattaaatcgtttccaaagactgctgcggtaggtacggactcatgatctaatctcaatattacaatgatttgccagccatgccaatacgtcgtacagaggtgattgtctactaaacataaaaaagttacacagttagttaaatcagatatattcaatgtaatagcctacagttcataatcctacttacttttataaatataaattcattacagaatcgagtgcctagtgtggttgcaactcgcagtattcttctataacatgaaaatatggcggtgtgccagacaataaaataaaatacgtgcttctcgcaccacttctatcTGAGCTCTCCCTTctgttaatcaaacataagagtgacgtaattattcttttgtctttatcagcgacacagcgctgcagttgtgtgccataggctttatttattagtcactgattatttatttaattaatatttcgcgtttccgcggaaactcacgctcggcatgcaaatgtgcctttatagattatcgtaccaaattctgtccaactggcgcatcaCATCGTCAAaactccgagctggttggagggccctccccataatgctccaaacattctcagataGAGGGAGATCCGGTGACACTGACGTCCAACGCACggattggcaagcacgaagacaagaaacAGCAACTCTCGctctgtgcgggcgggcattattttcctgaaatgtaagctcagggtggcttgccatgaaggccaacgaaacgagacgtagaatatcgtcgacgtaccgctgtactgtaagggtgccgtggataacAACCGAAGAGTTCCTGCTGCGAGaggaaatggcgccccagaccatccTTCGCGATTTTTGGGACGTTTGGCGGGCGATAGTCGGGTTGGTAAACCACCGATCTCTAGgaagtctccagacatgtcttcggtctGTAATCTCGCTGACTGTGCTAGAATAGTCTCcagtaatgagtcccgcttcgaactgagccccgatgatcagcccGCGATATGGCCCGACAACCGGGAGTAATGGTTTGTGGTGCCATTTCATGTCACAGCAGAACCCTTTTGGTTTTCATCCAAGGCAAACTTgcagtacatcgacgatattctacgtctcgtggcaagccatccttagCTTAGATTTTCAGCAAGAGAATGTCCGTCGCAAACGGCGAGAGTTGCTgcggcttgtcttcgtgctcgtcaGACCCTATCTCGGCCGacaagttcgccggatctctcgacaattgagaacatttggagcgttatggggagggcctccaaccagctcgggatcttgacgatctaatgccccagttggacagaatttggcacgatatccgtcacgaggacatccaaaaactctatcaagcAATGataatccgaataactgcttgcaaaaagAACAGAGGTGTACCTACGTGTTATTAACTTgcgcagtttgtgaagctctttctcttgaacaaatcatctaatgtttctgaaactgaaatggtgttttttttccttgctttatgCACATGTTCAATACATCCTCCGAGTTccggcggtgacggccaataaactgcggttggtgaaggcaacaactcggccgtggcgttcctcctgccggttgcctaggcgggaagaagtgaccctcacgcgtcttcggatcgggcactgtcctctcacacacagctttctattacggcgggaggatcccccgatttgtgatgcttgtggtgtgcacatctctgtccggcacattgtAACAGACTGCactttataccgtgatgcaaggacagaagcacaagttgatggggatctgccctgtgttttagctattgatgagacgtgtgtgtctaggatTTTAAAGTCTTGTGATGTGTCTGGagtctggcctaaacttttaggctggaggttttagtgtattgcaaagtggctggctcctcccttttttccttgcggtcagccagccacttccatctgctatattgttttagctccctctaccactttcttcctgtgttgtccatgttttactgctgaaggcatgcttcgtcccacgcttcggtgtgggtaggcacatatttttccaagcttgttacctgtgttttactttctgttttgtcttactgttctgagtattttcttgatacccgtctcaatctgttactgagcgggcgctgaagacctcgccgtcgtgcgcccatacaaccatCTTCATCCATCCATCACATCCATCACATTTTGATAATTCCCATGTAgggtgtttttttttatatttttgtcttagagtgtgaaaGCAAGGAAAAATACTAATTGTAATACGTTGCTGATTGATGGGAGAAGGGCGAAAGTTGTGGGGAAAAATCCTCTTATTactatttttcaaaaatctttttcaTGCAAAGAACTTCCGAGCCACCACCCAGATTCGGGTTTCGGGGAATTCAGTGCCCGGTTGTCTAATAAGGAAGCTGTGCAGTTGGAACAGTCAGCTAAGAGGCGGCattcataaataaaattctttGAACTACGTATTCGTCAATCGTAGTTTTGTACCCATTCTGGAGTGACATGTTCATGGTTGTGCCAGGTTAGGACtaatgctgttattattattattgttaacacTGGTTTAAATTGTCTTATCTTCTCATCCAAGAAACGTAGCGACTGTTATCTACAATGAAATAAACATGTGACTTGACGTATTCCAGTCCATAAGATAACATTATTCTTAAGTGTAATATGGAGATTACAATATCTACATATAGATTAAACTTGTTACGTAGCATAGAGATTTGATGAAAAGGAATCATATAAAAAGAGGCGCGAACAGTTAGTTCAGACATGTGCAAATAGGTTGCTCTCGTCAGTTCTTTCTTGAAGACAACAAACTACCACCATGTTAAATAAGTTCGCCGGCAAGACGTATCAGATTGAGAGAGCTGAGAACGTGGATGCCTTCCTCATCGCTTACGGTTAGTACTCACTGACATTTCTGTGTCTCTCAGACGAAAATCACATAAAATGATCAGATTTTTCTATTTTATGTTACTCAAGAATGTTTCAGGTCGATTGAAATAGTTTATAATTTTCTGGAATTCTTCGTTTGTATATTATTAATTATACATTGTATCAAAAGGAAGACAATAATATCGCGTTTAAGATTACGCCGAAAATGTGTAATTGCGTATTTTAAGTGTTACTCAAGAATGTTTCAGGTCGATTGAAATAGTTTATAATTTTCTGGAATTCTTCGTTTGTATATTATTAATTATACATTGTATCAAAAGGAAGACAATAATATCGCGTTTAAGATTACGCCGAAAATGTGTAATTGCGTATTTTAAGTGTATAGGACTTATTATCACGGCAAATTACCTTCTCCTGCATGGAAGTCGCGTGTCAATAACCCTTTTCTTCTTAAGGGAATGGACTTCCTCTTAACCCTCTGTCTCATCTACATTGTTAATTTATAACATTCTTCTGCAGTGATtcgttgcgttctcgcttcccacgcccgggttcccgggttcgattcccggcggggtcagggattttctctgcctcgtgatggctgggtgttgtgtgatgtccttaggttagttaggtttaagtagttctaagttctagggtactgatgaccatagatgttaagtcccatagtgctcagagccatttgaaccattttgattcgttGCAGATCACTTACTTTCTTATTACCCTGGCTTCCACCTGCTGAATTCTGTTTTTCGAAAGGTATTTTTGTAGCAGTGGCAAATTAGATAATGTATACCTTAATTAAAAGTATGTTTTTGTTACGACAGGTTTCATTTGTGTGagaaccaaaaatgttcaaaattgttGCCCTCGGTTTGAGAGAATAATGCACTTAGAAAGTACAGAACTGATTTCAATGTTCTCTATAATCTAAAACAGGACTTGTACGTGTACGTTAACAAAGCAATTGAAGCTGTGAACATTAAGAAGTCGCCCTTGTTATTCTTGGAAAATATTCTGTGTTTGTAAGTCTCAGGGGAACCCATTGGTGTTTATTTATGTCACttacaagattaaaatttataaCATTCTATCTACTACGGAACGGCTCTCGGAAAGAAAAGCACATATACGGAAGAAGGTAAACACAACTCACAATACCTATAGTAAGATGACAGGACTGAATAATAGCGCCTCCTGGTCCCACTGGAGGGCTGCATATTTATAAACGGTATCAGAGTGTCACATGACGCACCATCGCTCACAGTGAAGTGTTTCTTTGGGTCAGCGCAGTAAAATGGATCGACGTGGAGAtgactgaaagacagaaaggaaatatcgtgtttggacgtgtctTCGACCACACCGCGAATGGAATAGTCTGATTTGTTGATATAATCAACGGAGAGTGTTCATCGTGGCTACAAGGAGGTTCTACCATTAGCAGCCATGAAACTCAACGTGAGAACAGTTGCCCTAAAAAGATCCAAACCGGCAGTATATGGAGCCAAGTATGACGCTTTGTCTATGACAGCTGACTAATTTCGAACCCAACAGGATTCGTTGATGTCAGCGAATGCAGGTCCATATCAACCTGTTTCCAAGCGAACATGGCGAAAGAATCTGCATGCAGTGCACGTATGGAATTGGGTACGTCACAAAATACCATCGTTAAGGTCTCATATCTTCAATGTGCCATACAACACAAACTGGACAGCAGTGACAGACGTGTACTATGGTCCGGCGAGTCGCAATTTCCCCAATAAAGATTGCAGCTTGCTGCGTTTTGACGGTATAGTTCAGGCCAGGGGAGGTTCTCTGGTGGTTTAGGAGTGTTTTTCGTACCGTGACATGGGTCCTCTCATTCTGGTTAGCGTGAACATGAAACGGGATGTTTAATTCACATTTTCGGTACACTATTATTGGCCTCTCTGCTACATCTTCTTCTGTAGACACTCCCATCTTTCAAGACGACAACAGCACTGTTCACAGGGCAGCGCGCTAACGTCCCTGTTTTCATGAACAATCAGGCACCCTGTCGCAACTCTGCTGGCCTACCAAGTCAGCCGATCCTAATCTCAGAAATAATGTATGGAACTATTTGGGAGAGCGGATAGAACGTAGCaatgtggtgccgcacaacgtggcactacacaaaactggcgctaatagcataggcacatagggaacacacacacgacacagatctgtaagtccacggtattggtgatatgttgagaaaaccgtcccgaaacacatgtgttacGAAACGCTACTGTTTGCTGCGCATGCAGcatgacatcagtatgggatatgatcaccatgcacacgtacacaggccgcaaaacgggctggaatactctggatcaggtggtcgagcagctgcttgggtagagcctcccattcttccaccagtgcctgtcggagctcctgaagtgtcgtagaggtttgaaaacgtgcagcgatacgtcgtccgagagcatcccagacgtgctcgatggggtttaggtctggagaacaggcgggccactccattcgcctggtatcttctgtttcaaggtactcctccacggggccgtgcgttatcacccatcaggaggaaagtgggccccactgcactcctgaaaaggcggacatactggtgcaaaatgacgtcccgatacacctaacctgttacagttcctctgtcaaagacatgcaggagtgtctgtgcaccaatcataatctcaccccacaccatcaaaccacgatctccatacaggttcctttcaaggacattaaggggttggtatctggttcctggttcacgccagatgaaaacccggcgagaatcactgttcagactatacctgcactcgtccgtgaacataaactgggaccactgttgcaatggccatgtactgtgttcttgacaccaggctttacgggctctcctgtgaccaggggtcagtggaatgcaccttgcaggtctccgtgcgaataaaccacgtctgttaaattgtctgtagactgtgtgtctggagacaactgttccagtgtctgCGGTAAGTTCCCGTGGCCGTCGGTATCCTTGTggttttgtacactgtggacgtcccgtactgtagcgcctggacacgtttcctgtctgctggaatcgttgccataatcttgaaaccacactttgtggcacacagagggcccatgctacaacctgctgtgtttgaccagcctccagtcgccctagtattctacctctcataacgtcatcaataacgtcatcaatatgcgttcttGGAGCCTttttcaacacgcagtcaccaGTAGCATGTctcaaaatgtctgcacacttattcgcggcaccgtactctgacatgcaccaacacacttctgcgtatgtggactgctgccagtgccaccgtgcgacgaccgcaggtcaaatgcaccgcttggtcataccctgaggtgatgttaaacccgcaaaccgcccaccagagcattgtttcaccatgtatcagcattatccttaatttacgagcatcaGTGTACTTTGTCTAATTGAGATCATCGAAGCTAGAGCAGTATTAGGGTATCTAATTCTTTGCCCACTACGCTTATCAGTGTATATAATATTTTACACTCATGACGGCGAATGTCCTGACTCAAAGGTGTGAAAGACGCCGGCCTGCGAGAGGCGGCGCTCAAGATGACGATGCGGCAGACGCTGTCGGTGGACGGGGACCAGTACACGGTCCACATGGAGATTGGGCCCCGCAAGCTGGACATCCCGTTCAGGCTGGGCGCGGAGTTCGAGGAGACGACGATGGGCGGCGAGAAGGCGCAGACCACGTTCTCGCTCCAGGGGGACGACACTCTCGTCCAGCAACAGAAACTGCCCGGAGGCCGACACGTCACCACTCAGAGGAAGTTCAGCGACTCCCACATGACTGTCGTAAGTATGAGGCGAGCCATCACGTGCTTCTGAAACGTGTACAGTGTAGCGCATGACACGATGCTACATGAAGGTGATCCACGCCGTTCTTATACCGCCAATAATGTCTGTCATTGCATGTTTCCCTTTACCACGGGTAATTTTTTTGTGTCAGGAGACAAAAACATTGGCCGAATTCGGTGCTGTTTAGTGGCCCACACTGAAAATATGGAAATCTATCCAGGCGCGCTAGTATGAAGTAGTAGTTGTTAAATCTTGGAGTGTTCTTGACTGACCTTTGAATAAAAGTTCTGTTGATTACAGTAAGAATGTTCCTAAGTAATGACAAATTAGACATTTTCAACGCAGGAGATCAGTGTAGGTGGCGTATTTCGCGTAATACTTAATCAAAGTGATTATCCAGAATTCCTGATGTAAGTACGCtgcttagatttttatgttgggaacgccacgtagcgctctgtttgaaactcaccgactgtgctgtgtgcagtctgtggctggttggcattgttggaattttcgctattgtagtgttgggcagttggatgtgaacagcgcgtaaagttgtgcagttggaggtgagccgccagcaggtggatgtggagagagagataccagagttttgagtggttgctataagcggacgatctggatgtgtgtccgccagaaaaagatgACTTTTAGATGGGAATCGTGTTTCTGTTGATTCTGTATATTCTAGTTTATCACAACCTACCATTGACCATCACGCATTTCAGCGacaatttgtaaagatggatgtcatgaattgatatatacgtatatatgatgacttttgaacactattgaggtaaatacattgtttgttctctatcataatctttcatttgctaactatgcttatccgtagttagtgccttcagtagttagaatgttttatttagctggtagcattggcgctcgttgtattgcagtagttcgagtaacgaagatttttgagaggtaagtgattcatgaaaggtataggttattgttagtcagggccattcttttgtagggattattgaaggtcatattgcattgcgctaaaaaatattgtgtgtaagtttagtgatgatcagaataagtaaagagagaactacgttcagttttactcagctgtctttgtatcaaataacgtagaagtttacttgCACAGTCATTCATACTTTTTCAAAGGGCACGTTTCATATgtctttcataatttttctaaggggacgttacactgaTTAGTGACATATGTCACTGCTAACTTCAAAGTCACATTTAACATCTTTGTGACAACTATTAGAAATATCGCCGTGGTGAATATTCTTCTGCCACACACTAGTCACGTTGGTGATCCTTCCATTTACATACATAACAGATCTCGTGCTCGTGGAAATCATTCATTGGGTGAGATTATGCAGCATGAGAATAACAGTCGTATCAAAGTCCAGTGTTCTTACTAGGGTGAGAAACCAATAATAATCTCTAAGATGTTGTTGCCAGACACGCTTCTTCTGGAGTAGGGCcgtgcaacacttttacaaatctGCACATTGCTCTCCTCCATGAGTATCGCCGTTTCTGTGGAGACCACGTACGCCACTTCGTTGAATTGTAGTAACGCAGATACGTTGCAGTGTTGGCAGCTCTGCACGACTGCGCGTTGTACTCGAGACCAGATGTCGTCCAACACTTACATACATTGTTCTCTTACGTCTTGCTGGTGAGGTAGATTTTCTAACGTTCTAGCTTACTTCCGCTAACATCTTCTGTGTAATTCTGACCCAAGACATAAATTACATTTCCGTGAAGAGTAATGACTCGTCTGTTACCTTGATTATTGTATTGTTACATTTGTTATTCTTAGTGTCTTTCCACATGTTGTATAACAGCCACATTATAATAACTGTTTGCACACATACTGATAGCAGGATTGTGGATTGATATTGCGTTTGTAGATGACTTTTAGATGGGAATCGTGTTTCTGTCGATTCTGTATATTCTAGTTTATCACAACCTACCATTGACCATCACGCATTTCAGCGACAATACACAAGGAACATAACAAGACTTgaagtaaatatttttgtaaaggaaattaacattaaaattttaCGGTTAAGACTTTATAGGAACATTACGGTACAATCATTTAAACACAATACCT
This window contains:
- the LOC126203825 gene encoding fatty acid-binding protein-like isoform X4; the protein is MLNKFAGKTYQIERAENVDAFLIAYGVKDAGLREAALKMTMRQTLSVDGDQYTVHMEIGPRKLDIPFRLGAEFEETTMGGEKAQTTFSLQGDDTLVQQQKLPGGRHVTTQRKFSDSHMTVTQTIGDVTAKSTYKAV
- the LOC126203825 gene encoding fatty acid-binding protein-like isoform X1, with translation MLNKFAGKTYQIERAENVDAFLIAYGVKDAGLREAALKMTMRQTLSVDGDQYTVHMEIGPRKLDIPFRLGAEFEETTMGGEKAQTTFSLQGDDTLVQQQKLPGGRHVTTQRKFSDSHMTVTQTIGDVTAKSTYKAV